In Zingiber officinale cultivar Zhangliang chromosome 1A, Zo_v1.1, whole genome shotgun sequence, a genomic segment contains:
- the LOC122016704 gene encoding scopoletin glucosyltransferase-like — MDIEECFHRLPSRLRLAMSSVAETDAADRRPLRLFFIPYFASGHLIPLVDIARLLSSRGVDSTILATPCNAALVRATVDAAADAGLRIQLLEYPFPSAESGLPPGVENISALPPAECHKIDSAIAFTRPTLEHLLGLHHPDAVVADSHFPWTIDIARELGIPRITFGAVGTLPYCVSHSVLTNQPFKDVIRHDERVPIPDLPHPLLLARSELPDFLVQDTVFGSLMEEAREADKASLGIIINSFTEFEGIYLDYFHQMLSIKTWFVGPVALMDSESGGLGVRGGNVDPVAVANRGRCLSWLSEQEPSSVVYSCFGSWSQFTGEQLREMALGLEASGHPFLWVVREADGAEWMPHGFEQRVKGRGLVLWGWVPQVELLSHAAVGAFVTHCGWNSILEGVSSGLPMVTWPIGTEQFINEKLVVERFRVGVKASNSIRSATDPNRTIVRAAELARAIGSIMDAGLAGEGTRRRARELAEKARAAVDKGGSSDKGLNNLIEDIYVWHENKRSAAGKAVDSSI, encoded by the coding sequence ATGGACATTGAGGAGTGCTTTCACCGATTACCTTCGAGACTCAGACTAGCGATGAGTTCCGTCGCCGAAACCGACGCCGCCGATCGGAGGCCACTCCGTCTCTTCTTCATTCCTTACTTCGCCTCAGGCCACCTGATCCCTTTGGTAGACATTGCCCGCCTCCTTTCTTCCCGAGGAGTCGATTCCACCATCCTAGCCACCCCCTGCAACGCCGCCCTCGTCCGCGCCACCGTCGACGCCGCAGCCGACGCTGGCCTCCGGATCCAGCTACTCGAATACCCCTTCCCGTCGGCGGAGTCCGGCCTCCCTCCGGGTGTAGAGAACATCAGCGCACTTCCCCCCGCTGAGTGCCACAAGATCGACTCCGCCATCGCCTTCACCCGCCCCACCCTCGAACACCTGCTCGGCCTCCACCACCCTGATGCGGTTGTCGCCGACAGCCATTTCCCGTGGACTATAGATATCGCTCGCGAACTCGGCATCCCGCGCATCACGTTCGGCGCGGTGGGGACCCTGCCTTACTGCGTCTCGCATTCTGTATTGACGAACCAGCCGTTCAAGGACGTCATCCGCCACGACGAGCGCGTTCCCATCCCGGACCTCCCTCACCCTTTGTTACTAGCACGATCTGAGCTCCCCGACTTCCTTGTCCAGGATACTGTCTTCGGTAGCCTCATGGAAGAAGCCCGCGAAGCCGACAAAGCAAGCCTCGGCATCATCATCAACAGCTTTACCGAGTTTGAGGGGATCTACCTCGATTACTTCCATCAGATGTTGAGCATCAAGACCTGGTTCGTGGGCCCTGTCGCCCTGATGGATTCTGAATCCGGCGGCCTCGGGGTCCGAGGCGGCAACGTCGACCCTGTCGCCGTCGCGAACAGAGGACGTTGCCTCTCGTGGCTCAGCGAGCAAGAGCCGAGTTCGGTAGTGTACTCCTGCTTCGGTAGCTGGAGCCAGTTCACTGGCGAGCAACTCAGGGAGATGGCGCTTGGGCTAGAGGCTTCCGGCCACCCGTTCTTGTGGGTGGTGCGCGAGGCGGACGGGGCCGAATGGATGCCGCATGGGTTCGAGCAGCGGGTGAAGGGGCGCGGGCTTGTTCTTTGGGGGTGGGTCCCGCAGGTAGAACTGCTTAGCCACGCCGCCGTCGGCGCCTTCGTGACGCACTGCGGGTGGAACTCGATTCTGGAGGGCGTCTCCTCCGGGTTGCCGATGGTGACGTGGCCGATCGGGACGGAGCAGTTTATAAACGAAAAGCTGGTGGTGGAGCGATTCCGTGTGGGCGTCAAAGCGTCAAATAGCATAAGGAGCGCGACGGATCCAAATCGGACGATCGTGAGAGCAGCGGAGCTGGCAAGGGCGATAGGGAGCATCATGGACGCTGGGTTGGCGGGCGAGGGAACGAGAAGGCGGGCGAGGGAGCTCGCGGAGAAGGCGAGAGCGGCGGTAGACAAGGGCGGTTCGTCCGACAAGGGTTTGAACAATTTGATAGAGGATATATACGTCTGGCACGAAAACAAGAGGTCCGCTGCCGGAAAGGCTGTCGACAGCTCGATTTAG